From a region of the Helianthus annuus cultivar XRQ/B chromosome 5, HanXRQr2.0-SUNRISE, whole genome shotgun sequence genome:
- the LOC110942512 gene encoding ent-kaurene synthase TSP4, chloroplastic-like: protein MTLDEARLKTYEERLKLKKKESLVNNLEELLYASHGQHIGNSGRGRFSSSRGRGRSNYQHRGEGHTSYQSEGTDKPQRNDSKQETPTIRDKSKITCIDSCDMMVGKLINTVRVRVVTSTQEKVRVIQIKCGQDKREAKYSCEASSCEASSGETRFVRSKGNDDVTLYVGRWVVDNNLDKFNSRQKITYCYFSVASILSSPELSDARIAWTKSCLLVTVMDDFIDVEGSVDELANMIQWSVNVDNDCCSEEVHILFLAIKDVVSWIGDTGFKWQERDVTSHVIQCWLNMMNSMLTEATWARDGTVPTMNEYIENALVSFALGTVVLPALYFIGPKLSEDVVQSHEYRNLYKLMSTHGRLLNDIRTFKFLRHIQI from the exons ATGACACTAGACGAAGCTAGATTAAAAACGTATGAAGAAAGGTTAAAGTTGAAGAAAAAGGAAAGCCTCGTGAACAATCTAGAAGAACTCTTGTATGCAAGTCATGGACAACATATTGGAAATAGTGGACGAGGGAGATTCAGTTCGTCACGAGGCCGAGGGAGAAGCAATTATCAACATAGGGGTGAAGGACACACCTCTTACCAGTCGGAAGGAACCGACAAACCACAAAGGAATGATAGCAAGCAAGAGACACCGACTATCAGAGATAAGTCAAAAATCACTTGTATAGAT TCATGTGATATGATGGTGGGGAAGTTAATCAACACCGTTAGAGTTCGTGTTGTGACAAGTACACAAGAAAAGGTTCGTGTGATACAAATCAAGTGCGGTCAAGACAAGCGTGAAGCAAAATATTCGTGTGAAGCAAGTTCGTGTGAAGCGAGTTCGGGTGAAACAAGGTTCGTGAGGAGCAAG GGGAATGATGATGTTACTCTTTATGTGGGCAGATGGGTGGTAGataataacttggacaagtttaATTCTAGGCAAAAGATCACCTACTGTTACTTCTCAGTTGCTTCAATTCTTTCTTCTCCAGAACTATCAGATGCCCGGATTGCATGGACCAAATCTTGCCTCCTTGTTACCGTTATGGATGACTTTATTGATGTTGAAGGCTCTGTGGATGAATTGGCGAACATGATTCA ATGGAGTGTAAATGTTGACAATGATTGTTGTTCAGAGGAAGTTCACATTCTCTTTTTAGCGATAAAAGATGTAGTGTCTTGGATAGGCGACACCGGCTTTAAATGGCAAGAACGAGACGTAACAAGTCATGTTATTCAATGT TGGTTGAATATGATGAATAGTATGCTAACCGAAGCTACATGGGCGAGAGATGGTACAGTGCCAACGATGAACGAGTATATAGAAAATGCTTTGGTATCATTCGCATTGGGCACTGTAGTACTCCCTGCTCTTTACTTCATTGGGCCAAAATTGTCCGAGGATGTTGTTCAAAGTCATGAATATCGAAACTTATATAAGCTAATGAGCACTCATGGTCGCCTTCTCAATGATATCAGGACCTTCAAG TTTTTACGGCATATCCAAATATAA